From the genome of Alosa sapidissima isolate fAloSap1 chromosome 14, fAloSap1.pri, whole genome shotgun sequence, one region includes:
- the LOC121682459 gene encoding CDKN2A-interacting protein, whose protein sequence is MAEEEPGDDIVAEYLGQNPHLAPWLESLRGYCETNKQWNARREFILRNMEAFPTVEPGVSSPSLDKLLSLSMAWANHVFLGCRYPQPVMDKIKEMGEGVKVQDAPVWKTRDEIMGKGKRPLDGNSDSGAKRSKSSSDDKAGSTKWGPSADAPATHQPFFNRLYKAVAWKLVSEGGFGGPNLDHFEVLRSCVETAKASLSCVFVPLKDIPDLPTARAQREGQVCELRCQTVYLGTGYGRDEAAARAMASKEALKAFQGRKVIVKIGRRRFQGRDVEDVVLVDDQTRSSTFPPALSYPFQPEQSCS, encoded by the exons ACCTGGCGCCATGGCTAGAGTCGCTCAGAGGGTACTGCGAGACCAACAAGCAGTGGAATGCCAGGAGAGAGTTCATTCTGCGCAACATGGAGGCTTTCCCCACTGTTGAGCCAGGGGTATCAAGCCCCAGCCTTGACaagctactctctctctccatggcaTGGGCCAACCATGTGTTCCTGGGTTGTCG CTATCCCCAGCCAGTGATGGACAAGATCAAAGAGATGGGAGAGGGAGTGAAGGTGCAGGATGCCCCTGTGTGGAAGACGAGGGATGAGATCATGGGCAAAGGGAAAAGACCCCTGG ATGGGAATTCAGACAGCGGTGCGAAGAGATCCAAAAGCAGCTCAGACGATAAAGCGGGATCTACCAAATGGGGCCCTTCAGCCGATGCCCCAGCCACCCACCAGCCCTTCTTCAACCGCCTCTACAAGGCCGTGGCCTGGAAGCTGGTGTCGGAGGGTGGCTTCGGGGGACCCAACCTGGACCACTTTGAGGTGCTGCGCAGCTGCGTGGAGACGGCTAAGGCCAGCCTGAGCTGCGTGTTCGTGCCGCTGAAGGACATCCCCGACCTGCCGACGGCGCGCGCCCAGCGCGAGGGCCAGGTGTGCGAGCTGCGCTGCCAGACGGTCTACCTGGGCACCGGCTACGGGCGCGACGAGGCAGCCGCCCGCGCCATGGCCTCCAAGGAGGCCCTCAAGGCCTTCCAGGGCAGGAAGGTGATCGTGAAGATCGGCCGCAGGCGGTTCCAAGGCCGGGATGTGGAGGACGTGGTCCTGGTGGATGACCAGACACGGAGCTCCACGTTCCCTCCCGCCCTCAGCTACCCTTTCCAGCCAGAGCAGAGCTGCTCCTAG